TTTGGTATTATGGCGATCATTTTGAGCGTCCGCCTTTTGATTTAAATGATTTTCCAAAAGGCTATAAATATGATTATTTAAATGAAGAAATATTACAGCAAAAATTAACTGTTAAAAACGAGAAAATTAATGTTAAAGATGCTGGAGATTATCGTGTTATTCTTTTAAGAGATTCTAAAAATATGCTATTGTCTACAGCCAAGAAACTAAAAGAGTTAGTATTAAATGGAGCTGTAATTGTGGGGGATAAACCTACAGATTCCCCTAGTTTAATGGATGATGAAAATGATGTACAAACGCTATTAGCAATTTCTAATGAATTATGGGGAAATGCTAAAAGTGGAGTAAAAAAAGTAGGGAAAGGAAAAGTATATTGGGGTACATCTATAGAAGAAGTGTTAAAAAATGAAACTATTATGCCAGATGTAATAGTTCCACAAAATGCCGATGTACAATGGATTCATCGTAAAACCGATGCTGCTGATATTTATTTTGTGTCTACTAAGAGTGAAAAACCGACAGATGTATCAATAAGCTTTAGAGTTAAAAATGCTTATCCTCAATTTTGGGATGCTTTTACAGGAAAACAATATGATGCCACTGTTTGGAACAAAACAAAAGATAGAATTAATGTGGCTGTATCTTTTGATGCTAGCGGAAGTGCAATTGTTGTTTTTCCTAAAGGAAATAAAACGCCGTATGCAACAAAAGTGGAATTTGAAGGGGAACCGGTATTAAGTTCAGAAATTGGTTGGTATCGTACCCATAAAAATGATGATTTAGTTCGTGTTAAAATAGAAAACAAGAAGATAAAAGCATCTACATCTGGAGTTTACAAAGTTTATAATACAGAAGGAGTCTCATCAATAAAAGTTGATGTAAAAGAAATTTCTATTCAGAATAATTGGAAGGTGGCTTTTGAACCAGGATGGGATACTCCAGAGTCGGTTAAGGTTTCTCAATTAAAATCACTTACAGAGTTTGATAACAAAGCCATACAACACTATTCAGGAACAGTTACTTATACTAAAGAAATAGAAATTGATGATCTTGAAAAAAATACGATTCTAGATTTAGGGCACGTAGCCAATATAGCTGAATTGTGGTGCAACGGCAAAAAAGTAGGTACACGTTGGGCTCCACCATATAAATTTGAGATAGGTAATGTACTTAAAAAGGGAAAAAATAAAATTGAAATAAAAGTAACCAACACGTGGCGAAATCAATTAATTTATGATAATACCCGTGCCAAAGGCAAAAAGAAAACATGGACAACAAGCCCTCCTAAAAAAGAAGAAACTGAATTAGATATTTCTGGTTTAGTAGGGCCTGTTAAATATATAGCGTTTTCTTATTAAAATTGTAAAAAAAAGAGAGAGTTAATTATTTGATGCATAGTGCTTAATATTTAAAGGTGATTAGTTTTATTTAAAAATTAACACAGGGCAAAACAGGACAAGAATTATAATGTTGAGGTTTAGCTTTGTGTATATCCAAAATATGTATTTGGAAATTTTAAACTTTTAACTAAAATATTATATTATGCAAAAAATTACATTTAAAAACATTGTCTTTTTATTGTCTTGCTTTGTTGCCTTTCAAGTATCTGCTCAAGAAAGTTTTCCTGGAGAAGGTAATTATAGAATACAACTTTTAACGGAAGGTTTGTATCCTACAATTCCTAGTACTTATAATACAAATAAAGATGGCAATAACCCAGATAGTATTCCTTTAGAAGAATTGGCAGATACAGATAATTCTCAAATATTTACTTTTAAAGAAGCAGGAGGCTTCTTTTCATTTGCAGGAGAAGCGTATAGAACGTACACCATTGCAAGTGCTCAATTATCTCCTCTAACCTATTTGCACTTAAGAAATGCAGAATATACAGGTTCTGGAAGTAGAATGACTTTGCGTGAACTTGATGATCCACAGATGCCAAAGGTAGAACATAGAACTTTTATAGTAATACCAAGAGCATTACCAGATGAAGAAGGAGGAGATACTTATTTTCAAATTAGATCTATTGTTACTCCAGATGATGACGGTTCTGGAGAAATAACTGGTTATAATAACAATAATGTATATATGGTATCTACAAATGGACGTGATTTTGTAAACCACGCAGGTCCTTATAATGCTACTTCTAGATGGTTGTTAGAACCAGCTACAGTTGTATTAAGTACTAAAACCGTAGGTTTTGAAACCGTTGCTATTTCAAACCCTGTAAAAGACCAATTAACAATTAAAGGTTTAAGTGCAGCTATTAAAGATATTAGTGTTTATAATTTACTAGGTAATCAAGTTATAACAAGCAAAGTGAATGGAAAATCTTTAGTAGAGATAAATTTAAACACACTTGCAAGCGGTGTTTATATTGTTAAGTTAAGTGGTGACAATGCTACTTTTAGTAAAAAAATAATTAAGGAGTAACTTTTATATAATTTATTTTTAAAAAAAGCGCTATCATGTTAAATTGATAGTGTTTTTTTATGATTTTTTTTAAAGTTTAGTTCACTTTTTCAAGTATCAATAATTAATACTATTCGTTTTTTAGGGTGTTTTTTTGTTGTGTGTAAGATGTTATTGATATAAAAAAGAAGCTGTTTTTTTTGTTTTTATGATTTTTTCTTCTGATTAAAGCACTAGATTACGGATTACCGTAGTCTTTTTTTGTTTTATACCAATAAATTTGAAAAACAATTTTAAAGATTTTCCTTTGGATATAATTTATAATGTTAATAATACTGTAGAATAGAGAAATGAATAAAAATTATTTCTTATTTAAATAACTTTAATGCAACTTCATTTAATATAATTGGTTTTTTAAAAATAGTGTTGGGGGGCAGTATTTACAATAGCTACATTATTTTATTTGAGGTTGTTTCTTTTTATCAACTAAATTAATTAGCATACCTTTTTTATAGAAGAGAATAAATAGTATTAATATTTTTTATCGAATTAAAAGAAAGGAACACATTTATATCTGTTAAGTGCTCTAATGTTAATTTCAAAATCATAAGAAATAGAAAACTCGTGAATACCACCTGTATTTACTAGTTTAGAAGTACTAAAATCGTACGAGTAACCAAAACGAAACCCTTGCCATCTAACTCCAGCAAAAGTACTAATAGAACTTAAAGAAGAAGCATTGTTTTCAATTTTCATTGGTGAGGTGGTTGCTGTCATACCAAAAGAAAATTGATCATCAAAAACATATTGTGCACCTAAATCTAATCTATTAAACTTGCCTTGCATCATAAAGTTAGATAATAGATAAATTTTACTTTTTTTTGCAAACCAGGTGTTATAATTTTCTAAAAGGGGTAAATAATATTTTGCATGTACAGACCAAAATACATCTAAAGGAGCATTACCTCTATCAGTTAAAGAAATATTGGGTTTGTTTAAATGTTTTACGGTTAAGCCAAACCAAGAATCATCGTTATTAAATAAAATAGAAGAACTAAAATCGAAGAAATTTCGTTGTTCTCTTAGCAATGCCGGATCAAAGGTAGAGGTGTTTATAATATTGTTATTTAAATTAATTTGATCTTCTAGTAATAGGTTCTGAAATCCGTAATTTTTCATTCCGAAACCTGTAGAAA
The nucleotide sequence above comes from Polaribacter butkevichii. Encoded proteins:
- a CDS encoding T9SS type A sorting domain-containing protein, coding for MQKITFKNIVFLLSCFVAFQVSAQESFPGEGNYRIQLLTEGLYPTIPSTYNTNKDGNNPDSIPLEELADTDNSQIFTFKEAGGFFSFAGEAYRTYTIASAQLSPLTYLHLRNAEYTGSGSRMTLRELDDPQMPKVEHRTFIVIPRALPDEEGGDTYFQIRSIVTPDDDGSGEITGYNNNNVYMVSTNGRDFVNHAGPYNATSRWLLEPATVVLSTKTVGFETVAISNPVKDQLTIKGLSAAIKDISVYNLLGNQVITSKVNGKSLVEINLNTLASGVYIVKLSGDNATFSKKIIKE
- a CDS encoding PorP/SprF family type IX secretion system membrane protein, with protein sequence MKKIILLLFVLVSTQTYTQDVIFSQGFLVPETLNSSFTGAIRSTKAGAVFRSQWRNSAFKTNSNYAFFDTWFEGFKTGIGVSFLNQTESASSYTFNQVNLNYAMAFQISDTWYFRPSISTGFGMKNYGFQNLLLEDQINLNNNIINTSTFDPALLREQRNFFDFSSSILFNNDDSWFGLTVKHLNKPNISLTDRGNAPLDVFWSVHAKYYLPLLENYNTWFAKKSKIYLLSNFMMQGKFNRLDLGAQYVFDDQFSFGMTATTSPMKIENNASSLSSISTFAGVRWQGFRFGYSYDFSTSKLVNTGGIHEFSISYDFEINIRALNRYKCVPFF